A stretch of the Arachis stenosperma cultivar V10309 chromosome 6, arast.V10309.gnm1.PFL2, whole genome shotgun sequence genome encodes the following:
- the LOC130932542 gene encoding probable prolyl 4-hydroxylase 9, with amino-acid sequence MKVKTVKGNWGLRTNKLGFPYVFLICIFFFLAGFFGSALFFHSQDDGHGMRPGPRLLESTKEETEYNLLLAGESGDDSITSIPFQVLSWQPRALYFPNFATAEQCESIVDIAKAGLKPSTLALRKGETEENTKGIRTSSGVFISASEDKTGTLEVIEEKIARATMIPRSHGEAFNILRYEIGQRYNSHYDAFNPSEYGPQKSQRVASFLLYLTDVQEGGETMFPFENGSNMDGSYSYESCIGLKVRPRQGDGLLFYSLFPNGTIDPTSLHGSCPVIKGEKWVATKWVRDQEQYD; translated from the exons ATGAAAGTGAAAACGGTGAAAGGAAACTGGGGCTTGAGAACGAACAAGCTGGGTTTTCCTTACGTCTTCCTCATTtgcatcttcttcttcctcgcTGGATTCTTCGGTTCTGCTCTCTTCTTTCACTCTCAG GACGATGGACATGGCATGAGGCCGGGACCGAGGCTTCTAGAATCTACGAAGGAGGAGACGGAGTACAATCTGTTGCTGGCGGGAGAGTCCGGTGACGATTCCATTACATCGATTCCTTTTCAG GTTTTGAGCTGGCAACCTCGAGCTCTGTATTTTCCAAATTTTGCAACTGCGGAACAATGTGAAAGTATAGTTGATATTGCAAAGGCAGGCCTCAAACCATCAACCTTGGCATTGCGCAAGGGAGAAACGGAGGAGAATACCAAGGGAATTAGAACAAG CTCTGGCGTGTTTATTAGTGCTTCTGAGGATAAAACTGGGACTTTAGAGGTAATTGAAGAAAAAATTGCTAGAGCAACGATGATTCCCAGGTCTCATGGAGAG GCATTTAATATCTTACGCTATGAGATCGGGCAGAGATATAATTCTCATTATGATGCGTTCAATCCCTCTGAATATGGCCCACAAAAAAGCCAAAGG GTGGCTTCATTTTTGTTGTATTTAACTGATGTTCAGGAAGGTGGCGAGACAATGTTCCCATTTGAG AATGGCTCCAACATGGATGGTAGCTACAGTTACGAGAGCTGCATTGGTCTAAAAGTAAGGCCACGCCAGGGCGATGggctactattttattcattgTTCCCTAATGGTACAATAGATCCG ACATCGCTCCATGGGAGCTGCCCTGTGATAAAAGGGGAGAAGTGGGTGGCTACAAAGTGGGTAAGGGATCAAGAACAGTATGATTAG